GGCAGGTGATTGGGGAAGCGCCCGTCGAGCTCGGCGAAGAGGGGCGTGACCTTGTGTCCCATGGTCTCGAACGCGCCCGGCACGACCGTGCCCGCGCAGCCGTTGCCGCAGTCCATCACGACCGTGAGGCCCTTGGCGCTCGCGCACCGATCCTCGAGCATGCGCCGGTAGTCGGCCAGGACGGGCCGATCGGCGGCCTTTCCTGGAGTCGCCGAGACGAAATCGCCGCGCTCGATCCGCTGGCGCATCTCCTGGATCTGGGCGCCGAACACCGGCCGCGGGCCCCGCGTCATCTTGAAGCCGTTGTACTCGGCGGGATTGTGGCTGCCGGTCACCTGGAGGCCCGCGTCCGCGCCCGCCTGCGCGACCGCGTAGTAGAGCGCGGGAGTCGGCACGACGCCCACCCGATGCACGTCGAGCCCGCACTGGACGAGTCCCTTCTCGACCCCCGCGGCCAGACGCGAGCTGCTGGGACGCACGTCGCGGCCGAGCGCCACGATGCGCGCGCCGTCGCCGGCGACCAGCGTGCCGAACGCGCGTCCGACGCCTTCGGCCACCTCGTCGGTCAGCTCGGTTTCGTGGAGACCGCGGATGTCGTACTCGCGAAAAATGTGGGCCGGAGCCATCAGGCCTCCTTGCGCTTGAGATAGGCGTCGATGAAGGAATCCAGGTCGCCGTCGAGCACCTTGTGCACGTCGCCGACCTTGAGCTCGGTGCGGTGGTCGTTCACCAGAGTATAAGGATGGAGGACGTAGGAGCGGATCTGGCTCCCGAAGTCGATGTCCTTCTTGGCGCCGGCGATCGCTTCGCTCTTCGCCTTCTCCCGCTCCTGGTAATGGAGGAAGAGCCGGGAGCGGAGGATCCGCATGGCGTTGTCCCGGTTCCGGTGCTGGCTCCTCTCGGCCTGGGACTGCACCACGAGCCCGGTGGGAAGGTGCGTGATGCGGACCGCGGACTCCGTCTTGTTGACGTGCTGGCCTCCGGCCCCGCTGGCGCGGAAGGTATCGATGCGGAGATCGGCCGGAGCGACGTCGACCGTGATGGTGTCGTCGACCATGGGAAAGATGAATACCGAGGCGAACGAGGTGTGACGGCGCTGCGCCGCGTCGTAGGGCGAGATGCGCACCAGCCGGTGGACTCCGCTCTCGGCCTTGAGATAGCCGTAGGCATAGTCGCCGGTGATCTCGACCGTCACGTCCTTGATGCCCGCCTCTTCACCGGGCTGGAGGTCGAGCACGTTGGCCGCGTATCCGTGACGCTCGGCCCAGCGCATGTACATGCGGAACAGCATCTGAGCCCAGTCCTGAGACTCGGTCCCTCCCGCTCCGGGGTGGATGGCGACGAGCGCGCCGAGGCGGTCGTACTCTCCGGACAGGAGACTCTTGAGCTCCAGCTCGCCGATCCCGCCTTCGAGCGTGTCGAGCTCGCGCGACAGCTCGGCGAGCATTCCCTGGTCGCCTTCGGACTCGGCGAGGTCGAGCATCTCCGCGAGGCCGCTGAGCGAGCTCTCCTGGACGGCCCATTCGTCGACCGTGCGCTTCTCGCGCTTCATCTCGGCGACGGTCTTCTGCGCCTCCTCGGGCCGGTCCCAGAAGCCCGGCGCCGCCATGCGTCCTTCGAGCTCCGCGACGCGCGCCCGCCCGCGATCGACGTCAAAGGTACCTCCGCAGGTCGTCGAGCGTGTGGCGTGCGTTGTCGATGCGTTTTCGCAGCTCGCTGGTGGTCAGCATCCGGTTCCTTTCGTCGACTCGGCCTCGAGGCTCGCCAGCGCGGCTCGCGCCTGCCGGCGCAGCTCCTCGGCCGATCCCTGGTTCACCAGCGTCACGTCGGCAGCCGCCGCGAACGCCTCGTTGGTTCGTTGCGCCGCGAGCCTCGCGCGCGCCTCGGACTCACTGAGGCCGCGGGCCCGCCATAACCTCTCGATCTGCGCGGCTTCCGGAGCGACCACGGCGATGACCGCGTCGCAGTCGCGTTCGAGACCCCACTCCAGCATCAGTGCCGCGTCGATCACGGCCACGCCGCGAGCGCCCGCGGCGCGCAGCGTGTCCAGCTCGTGCCGGATGCGCTCGACGATGCGCGGATGCACCAGCGCGTCGAGCCGCGCTCGCGCCTCCCGATCGCTGAAGATCCGCGCCGCCACCCGCGGCCGGTCGAGCTCGCCGTTCTCGCGGTAGATCCCGGGTCCGTACTCGGCGGCGAGGGCCTTCCGAACCTCGGGATCGCGATCGGTCACCTCGTGTCCCAGCCGATCCGCCTCGATCAGCCGGGCGCCGTCTTCCGCCAGCGCGCGCGCCACCGTGGTCTTTCCGCTGCCCGCACGGCCGACCAGGCCGATGATCAGCAAGCCATCGCGGGCCTTGGCGCGACGCGGCTTCCCCTCAGTGGACATCGAACCAGGTCGATCCTCGCCCCACCGTGACGACCAGCGGCACGCGAAGCGGGAAGCAGCCTTCCATCTCTTCTCGCACGCGTTCCGAGACCAGGTCCGCGTCCTGCATCGGGCATTCGAGCAGCAGCTCGTCGTGCACCTGGAGCAGCAATCTAGCCGAGGGAATGTGGGCCTTCAAGGCAGCGGCCACGCGAATCATCGCGAGCTTCATGAGATCCGCCGCCGAGCCCTGGATGGGCGTGTTGATTGCGGCGCGCTCGGTGGCCGAGCGCTCTCCCCCGTGGGCGCTGTCGAGCCCCGGAAGGTAACGGCGGCGGCCGAGCAGGGTCGCCACCCACCCTTGCTGGCGCGCGTCCGCCATCGTGCGGTCGAGGAACGCGCGCACGCCGCCGAACACGCGGAAGTATTCGGCGATGAATGCCTGCGCTTCGGCGAGCGGGATGCCCATCTGCTGCGCCAGGCTGCGCGCGCCCATGCCGTACATGATTCCGAAGTTGACGATCTTGGCTCGCGCCCGGAGTCCCGGATCGAGCGGTCCCTGCACCTTGAAGATCGAGCGCGCGGTGCGGTCGTGGACGTCGTCGCCGCTCTCGAAGGCCGCCACCAGTCCCGGATCTCCGGAGAGGTGCGCCATCACCCGCAGCTCGATCTGCGAGTAGTCGGCGCCGATCAGCACCGCTCCCGGCGCGGCGACGAAGGCCTGGCGGATCCTGCGACCGCGCTCGGTGCGCATCGGGATGTTC
This region of Candidatus Eisenbacteria bacterium genomic DNA includes:
- the prfB gene encoding peptide chain release factor 2 (programmed frameshift), producing MTTSELRKRIDNARHTLDDLRGTFDVDRGRARVAELEGRMAAPGFWDRPEEAQKTVAEMKREKRTVDEWAVQESSLSGLAEMLDLAESEGDQGMLAELSRELDTLEGGIGELELKSLLSGEYDRLGALVAIHPGAGGTESQDWAQMLFRMYMRWAERHGYAANVLDLQPGEEAGIKDVTVEITGDYAYGYLKAESGVHRLVRISPYDAAQRRHTSFASVFIFPMVDDTITVDVAPADLRIDTFRASGAGGQHVNKTESAVRITHLPTGLVVQSQAERSQHRNRDNAMRILRSRLFLHYQEREKAKSEAIAGAKKDIDFGSQIRSYVLHPYTLVNDHRTELKVGDVHKVLDGDLDSFIDAYLKRKEA
- the coaE gene encoding dephospho-CoA kinase (Dephospho-CoA kinase (CoaE) performs the final step in coenzyme A biosynthesis.); amino-acid sequence: MSTEGKPRRAKARDGLLIIGLVGRAGSGKTTVARALAEDGARLIEADRLGHEVTDRDPEVRKALAAEYGPGIYRENGELDRPRVAARIFSDREARARLDALVHPRIVERIRHELDTLRAAGARGVAVIDAALMLEWGLERDCDAVIAVVAPEAAQIERLWRARGLSESEARARLAAQRTNEAFAAAADVTLVNQGSAEELRRQARAALASLEAESTKGTGC